A region from the Candidatus Methylacidiphilales bacterium genome encodes:
- a CDS encoding redoxin domain-containing protein: MRICCLLLSTAWLVACITGCSGPGQPPQRSISPLPAPDFTLKALDGTQMSSQDLKGKIVVLNFWATWSPGSAREIPELIRLRHEIKNPNVVFLGICVASKSGENIQAFAHDMNFNYPVAVVESSFYEQFGGIDAIPSTLIIDPDWRLVNRYTGRLRIEELNTELDYMQSELKHRK; the protein is encoded by the coding sequence ATGAGAATTTGCTGCCTCTTATTGTCCACCGCATGGCTGGTGGCCTGCATTACCGGTTGTTCAGGCCCAGGACAGCCCCCCCAGCGCAGTATTTCGCCCCTCCCAGCCCCGGACTTCACCCTGAAAGCGCTGGACGGCACGCAGATGTCGAGCCAGGACCTCAAAGGCAAGATCGTGGTGCTCAATTTTTGGGCCACGTGGTCGCCCGGCAGCGCCCGCGAAATACCCGAGCTCATCCGCCTGCGACACGAGATTAAAAATCCAAATGTCGTGTTTCTGGGAATTTGCGTGGCCAGTAAAAGCGGAGAGAACATCCAGGCGTTTGCCCATGACATGAACTTCAATTATCCCGTCGCGGTTGTGGAAAGCTCCTTTTACGAGCAATTCGGAGGCATTGACGCCATTCCGAGCACCCTGATCATCGATCCCGATTGGCGACTTGTGAACCGCTACACCGGCAGGCTGCGGATCGAGGAGCTCAACACGGAGCTGGACTACATGCAGTCCGAGCTCAAACACAGGAAATAA
- the lepB gene encoding signal peptidase I: protein MSEKSLERFESLKSELEEVAANRIQDGHAEKVLDQTPKQIEKLFPGATRADGWAENIEVIFVALVIALALRTYFVQPFKIPTGSMMPTLWGISQESHTGPTPNIFYQVLDYAAFGKTYHRFVAPSDGTVEAVNPWRPVPLLTFTTLRFNDKDYHLFTEPENVLKGAPEIREGRKFKAGEDVANFSVEAGDHIFVNKMAYNFRLPKQGEVFVFTTKDIAGLERQTAGVTEYYIKRCVGVPGVTLKIEEPYLLSNGKILHSKAFDRNYAKQGGYNGYVHAERANYLVVPDDEISIPENSYWAMGDNSRNSLDSRYWKYVPRENLVGTALMVYWPFSKRWGWIE from the coding sequence ACACCGAAGCAGATTGAGAAGCTCTTTCCGGGCGCGACGAGAGCGGATGGTTGGGCTGAAAATATTGAAGTCATATTTGTAGCGCTGGTGATCGCCCTGGCACTGCGTACTTATTTTGTCCAGCCCTTCAAAATCCCGACAGGTTCGATGATGCCGACCTTGTGGGGTATTTCACAAGAGTCACATACGGGTCCGACGCCGAATATTTTTTACCAGGTTCTGGATTATGCCGCTTTCGGCAAGACGTACCATCGCTTCGTGGCGCCTTCGGACGGTACTGTGGAAGCTGTCAACCCATGGCGGCCGGTACCCTTGCTGACATTTACAACGCTGCGTTTCAACGATAAGGATTATCATTTGTTTACCGAGCCTGAAAATGTGTTGAAGGGCGCTCCTGAAATCCGTGAGGGCAGAAAATTCAAGGCCGGAGAGGACGTCGCCAATTTTTCAGTGGAGGCGGGCGACCACATTTTTGTCAACAAAATGGCCTACAACTTCAGGCTGCCCAAGCAGGGCGAGGTTTTCGTGTTCACGACCAAGGACATCGCGGGATTGGAACGCCAAACCGCAGGTGTGACGGAATATTACATCAAACGCTGCGTGGGCGTACCGGGCGTGACGCTAAAGATCGAGGAGCCTTATCTCCTTTCGAATGGGAAGATTCTGCACTCCAAGGCGTTTGACAGGAACTACGCCAAGCAGGGCGGCTACAACGGTTATGTTCACGCTGAGCGGGCAAATTATCTTGTGGTGCCGGACGATGAGATAAGCATTCCGGAGAATTCCTATTGGGCGATGGGCGACAACAGCCGGAACAGCCTGGACAGCCGGTATTGGAAATATGTGCCGAGAGAAAACCTGGTTGGAACGGCCTTGATGGTGTACTGGCCGTTTAGCAAGCGCTGGGGCTGGATTGAATAA